ACAACTTTCTAAGAAATGTAACAACTCACAATAAAGTGCCGCATCCTACCAGTAGAGTGAGTGGCTCTGAGAAGTCTTCAGGTTAAGACTCATGCTGCTGGATTTGTGAGGACGGACATTGAAATCGCACAGCTTTGCAGATGGCCTCTCTGGGGAATACTTTTTTTAATAGAGCTCCCAGTTTCCGTTCCTTTGCGTACCCGTCACTATTCACAACCTAACCCACACAGCATTGCAGATCTGTGGTTATAAAGTACGCTCCCCAGTTAGTAAGAATTAAAAAGGACTGGCAGTCCAAACACATATTTCATACCTTATCTCTTTGCACGTTACCTTATGTTACCTCCCAGGGCAGAGGATCACACTACAAAGCATTAATGCATGTAACAGCTATTTCATACGAAACTGTGGGTGGCTCTGAAAAGAGCCTTTGGGTTACGGTGAGGTCAGTCAGCGCGCTCACTTGGAGCTGGTGTACTTGGTGACGGCCTTGGTGCCCTCGGACACGGCGTGCTTGGCCAGCTCCCCGGGCAGCAGCAGGCGCACGGCTGTCTGGATCTCCCGGGACGTGATGGTCGAGCGCTTGTTGTAATGCGCCAGGCGCGACGCCTCGCTCGCGATGCGCTCGAAGATGTCGTTGACGAACGAGTTCATGATGCCCATGGCCTTGGACGAGATGCCCGTGTCGGGGTGCACCTGCTTCAGCACCTTGTACACGTACACCGAGTAGCTCTCCTTGCGGCTGCGCTTGCGCTTCTTGCCGTCCTTCTTCTGCGCCTTGGTCACGGCCTTCTTGGAGCCCTTCTTCGGGGCGGGAGCGGACTTCGCGGGATCAGGCATAGCGATGAACAAGAGACAAACAAAGTAAAAAGCAACTAAGAGTCAGGACGCAGtctgcactggctgctttttaaACAGACTTGTGGCTATGCTGAGCGCTACTAGCAAACGTCACTCACTAAGTGCCCAATCAAAGCAAGGATTTTTCAAAACCACGATGCCATTGGCTTGGGTGAAACTGCTATATGCAACCAATGATATCGCTCCGTTTTCGCGCCCTGCGTCGACTATAAATAGCGCCAGTGCAGTTCTCTCGTTACTGACTGAGCAGTTTGTGACAGCCAGTTTTCTACCATGTCTGGACGCGGCAAGCAGGGCGGCAAGGCTCGCGCCAAGGCCAAGACCCGCTCGTCCCGCGCCGGCCTGCAGTTCCCCGTGGGCCGCGTGCACCGGCTCCTCCGCAAGGGCAACTACTCGGAGCGGGTGGGCGCCGGCGCCCCGGTCTACCTGGCGGCCGTGCTGGAGTACCTGACGGCCGAGATCCTGGAGCTGGCTGGCAACGCGGCCCGCGACAACAAGAAGACGCGCATCATCCCGCGCCACCTGCAGCTGGCCATCCGCAACGACGAGGAGCTCAACAAGCTGCTGGGCCGCGTCACCATCGCGCAGGGCGGCGTCCTGCCCAACATCCAGGCGGTGCTGCTGCCCAAGAAGACCGAGAGCCACCACAAGGCCAAGGGGAAATAAGGCATTGAAAACAAACCTTTTAGCTAATCCAAAGGCTCTTTTCAGAGCCACCTACAAAAACACTGGGAGGAGCTGTTGTGCTTAAAATGGTCGTTGATCCTGTAGTCACTTCTAGGTGGACATGTACAAACGTAAGCGAACCCGATCCAAGTTTCATTACCTAGTTAAGACTGGGAGTGAGCACTTGCTACTTGCTACCCATTTGTGCTAAAATTACAGATCTCAAGGGACTAGTGACTGAGATAGTCAGGAATTTGGCATTAAATCACGTTGTGTAGGTCCCTGTGTAGCATTACATACGAATACCAAGTTTGCTAGTAAGATTGTTGCTTATGTCCCTCTAGTCACACATTGCCTTTGCATTTACAGGAGGACGTGCAACTGTTagatgtacttaaaaaaaaaaaaatttaaaaacccttAGGTCAGTgcaactttatcttttttttttaacttagtttCACTTTACATAAGGAAATTCTAAGTATCATAGGCAAGTATTTCATGGGTTGTTATTGAGCCTTGAAAGGTACATGGCAAAAACAAGCCCATTGTGGAGACAGGCTTTAAAGGGGTCTAAGGTGAGAGATTCGAGTTCTGAAACATCCTGGAGTACATAAACAGtaatacaaaattaaagaaaaaaaaatcagtctctgCTGCCAAAGGACTTAGAAACTTATTCAGAAGATATACAAATTCAGTGCTTTTATATTTATCCTGAGTTCATAGAAGTTAGGAAGAGCAACTGtagaaagaaaaggtttaaatAATGATGTACTAAATCTATCACTAGAATTGTATTTTATCTGAATATTACTTGAAGTATATATTGGTAGTAGTTACAATTTAGAGTCATTTagggtgctggagaaatggcctagtggttaagaaGAATTGCTGATCTTGCAAGAGGACCAGTTTAGTTCCTAGGACCTCACATCCAGCCAGGGGGGGCGtgaggaggagggtgggaggggggtggggtggggtggggtgttttACACATCCTGTTCTGTCATTGAGGCATACATTGAGACACCAAATTGACACTTGAATAAAAAAAGATAAGGGGCAGAGAGGAGCTAGAATTGAAGACCTTATTTTCTATTCATCTCATAGGTTGAGTATCTACTGCCTGTGGTGTCCTCTTCCAAACTCCAGTTAGATGGAATGAGCAAAAGACATTGTTTCTGCACACGTAGAACGTGAGGACTAGTAGAAGACCACAGTAAAAAAGTTAGACATTCTATTGGATCTCCCAGCCTGCCTTGGGGTTCTGTGCTCACGATCTTCTTCATGTTAGACGGTGTTCAAATGACACTCAGTTCAGCTGAAACTCAGAGGAATAAGAAACCCCAGCTCTTCCACTTTTTCTTGTtaactttcttttctgagactcgGCCTTCTTCAGAGAAAGCAGAGCTGTGAGCATACCTCCAGAACACGTATTCAGAAGTGCCAACATTTGGGCTCAAGCCAGCTCCATCTCTTCCCTGGATTTCATAGCCATGTGCTTGCCTCCAGCATTCACTCTGGCTCTCAACAAACTTGGTCTTCATCAGGGTAGtctgtgttgtttttttccattgaaaaCCTGAGTGGAGACGATGAGCTCTTAATGTGCCATTCCAGTGATGGGATCTTCTCACTGCTGTCTCATGCAACCCTAAGATTCTTCATGATTTGTCTCCTGCCTACCTTTCTGACTTTGGGTCAccacccctacacacatacacacttgcaagTATGTATTCACTCTCAtgcatgtttatacacacacacacacacacacacacacacacacaccccttacacACACCTAGGAAGTGTTCCTTCAGTTCCTGGTATTGCCCATTGTCCCATCCTCCAGTTCTCTACCGGCACAGCCTTCGCCTCCCTGGAATACAACcatctctttattaaaaaaaaaaaggaagggtggAGCGGTGGCCTGGGCGGATGGCTCAAGGTTTCAGAGCATTTGtggctctttcagagaacctgggttcagtcctcacacccacatgatagctcacaactatTTCAGTACCTGGAGATCTGATGCTttattctggcttctgtgagcaccagggacacatgtacatatgtagttacatacacacaggcaaaacattcatacacataaagctaaataaatcaaaagaaaaagtttaaaaaaatttcaaagtaagAGTTCTTTAGGTTCTGAATTGCAAGTACAAATATGCAATGAATGCAAATCTTTTATAAAACTTTTAGGGGAAACTGTCATTTAGCTAGTCTGATTGATAGTCAGGTCTGCAATGGCagggctcaggaggctgagacaggatgaCTGTGAATCTGAGGCCTATTAAATAGTGGTTTAAATTTTAGTGTAaatgcaactttaaaaaaaaaagccacgtgtTGAAGATTACTTCAACAACTAGCTTGCAAATGTACATCCTTACACATAAGAGTAAAGTGTGTTTGAAGAAAGAATTGGCTTTATTTGCACCAAGTTCCAGCCCAGTCCCACTCTACTCTGTTCATGCAAATGAGGGCCACAGCTCTGCAATGTGGAAAGCTTTCATTACTGATTGCTTGGTGGATAAATTTGATTGGAGGTCACAGCTTGTTGCTCAGGTCCAGGCTGTGTAACTGAGCCTTGCTGAGGCTGTTTACACTGGCAGTTGAAACAGGAAAATTCATAAGCAAGAGTTCCAGTTCAAATGTGACCCTTTCAGGAGCACTGGACACATGTCTACTGTCAATCAGCCACCAGCCACCAGGACACACATTAGTtgtatctgatgacattcttagactttgggttggtggaagcaAGTGGTCTGCTATGTTAAGGCTGCAAATGGTTGTCATCTATTAGTCCCAGGGTGTTAGTTTGGACACAAAGGTGGGCAACCACGTTCAGAGTTTTAAACTAGGCAAAGACGAGACAGCCAGCCTATGGCCCTATAACATTCCAACCTGTCTGTTAGGTCTGGGCCCTAACTCTCCACATCACCTTAGTTCTAGTCCCACATCCTTTGAAGACACAGCCTCAGTCCTTCCAGGACTTTTCTTGACAGATCCTAACGCAGAAGTCAAGGGAAAAATGtttcaggacatttttttttttcttttaaaagcattttcattATACTTGTACTGTACTGAGAGTATTGTACACAGCAGTCACAGAAGAACGACAAGCCTCAAAGATTTTATTAAAACTGCACAAAAGCATTTGTATATCTTTGAAAATATTGGTTAAAGCCaattaaattgaaaatatttgagaagaaaTGAGATTTGCAATATGATGAAATTTATATAGAGGTAAAGCTTAAATTTAATATAGTCAAAATAGAAATATTAGTATAACCCTAAGTATATTAAGTAAAACTGAAATGTAGTCTAGTCACTTGTAGACAAGGAAAAGAAGGTAATTCCCAGCCCGGGCTGCGCCTTAGAAAGTGTGCACTGGCCGCCAGAGCACCCTAGCGGCTCCCTGCGGTCTTCTCTCTGGACGGGGTAACGGGTTGTCAGGGGCCGCTCGGCTTTTCGTATTTTGCACAAGGTCAGCGAATTGACTGTGCGCTCAGTTCTTCAAACTGGAAACAGGAGGAAGAGCGAGTTCCATTAGGAAGCacagacaaggaaacaaaaggcgcctttttttttttttttcttctaaagccttcccctcccccacggcGGCGGGAGCAACTTCCCGCCTCCTCCGGCAGGTTCTCAGTTCGGTCCGCCGCCTGCCGTATAAAAGCCGGTGCTCGGCTGAGGCGTCGGCGTTTCAGCTTTCAGCTCCCTCTGCTGTGTGGTCATGTCTGGTCGCGGCAAAGGCGGGAAGGGCCTGGGCAAGGGCGGCGCCAAGCGCCACCGCAAAGTCCTGCGCGACAACATCCAGGGCATCACCAAGCCCGCCATCCGCCGCCTGGCCCGGCGTGGCGGCGTCAAGCGCATCTCCGGCCTGATCTACGAGGAGACCCGCGGGGTGCTGAAGGTGTTCCTGGAGAACGTGATCCGCGACGCCGTCACCTACACGGAGCACGCCAAGCGCAAGACCGTCACCGCCATGGACGTGGTCTACGCGCTCAAGCGCCAGGGGCGCACGCTCTACGGCTTCGGCGGCTGAGCTGCTCGGGCTCCAACTTTGCTTTCTCGAACGGCCCTTTTCAGGGCCACCCACCTAATCTTCTAAAGACCTGCAACATTGTTTCTGATAGCCATTATTTTCGCTGAGGGGGTCGTTCTTGTCTCTGACAAAGGTATTTCGGGTTCTCGAATTTTACAAGCCTTATGTGTTTCTTAATGACTTTAAACTGCATCCAACTGTTCATATGAATGTTTGATTACCCCTAAGCCTAATGAAAGCAACATAGAGAAGGACCAGTATTCTCATCTTTCTTGAAAATGGAAACCCAAACTATACGACAAAGCCCAACCACTGTTTATGATGTGAACCACTAGGTAAGGCCTAAAATGCCATAACTACTTGGATAAAACTTAAATGCAAAATATTAACTCCATTTATCACTAGAGAGAAGTCTTACTGGCcgagagcactaactgctcttgaGCGCAGGAGTTCACCTCCTGGCACCCTCCGATTCCAGGATGTCTGCTGCCTTCCTTCTGACTCCCACTTCCACGTGTACAGAAATACTCATGCATAAATAAGTTATGAGAAATTAATTCAAATTTAAGTAGTACAGCAAAGGTTAAGGTGGAGCAAGgagatttatgtatgtatttttgagGTGGGGGTCTCACGTacccccagctggccttgaactcattttttagccaaagctggtcttgaattcctggGTGACTATCTGATTTCATCCCCGGAGTGTCTTTAATTACAACATGCAGCAACACCTCTGTCTCATTTTTCTTACTCCTGCATCAGGCTTCTTCACTGGTGAAGAAGACAAAGGTCCCAGTTTGGACAAATTCGAAAGCAGCTAGGCCAGTGACCAGGCCTCTTCATTTGAGTCGGCGGGCAAACAGACCAGATCACAGCTGTAGCTCAACACAACCTCTAGAATACTCTCAGGTTTTATTTGTGGTTTGGTGGCTAAAAGTACATAGATCCAGAATGGATATCACCACTGTGTGGCTGACTTTGGGCACTCCATATACTAAGTATATTTAGTATATATGAATTTAGCACCCAGgtatttcatatttaaatacTACTTCACAAATACTATTCATCTCTTGAATCTTTATCACTTTATTATACATGTTAACACAGTTGCACAACTTTTTATCTATAACGAACACATTTTAGGATCTTGTTTTATCTATCACATTTGTTTCTCAGTAGGAGAACTAAGTAATTTCATATAGTTCCAGGGAGGTACTTTTCAAGTGCCAGGATACCAAGACCATGAATTTTTCAAAGTATCATCCACCTCTGGAACAGATGTGTGACGATATGGTATTATCAATCCAATTTTAGTTCTGCTCCATTTCAGTGATAAAGTTATCAAAAGGTAAAGAACTTGCTTGATTTAATAATGATTCACTAGTTCTCACTGCTGGCAATAATTTTATCCCTGTGAAATGGAATTTAAATATAACATTTAGTAGAAAATCTGCTCACTCTCCTGTGTTGTTTTGTGAACAGGGCTGAAAATATGAATCATTCATTTTCTACAAAGTCATTATCCTTAAATATTCCTGCTAATACCGGAAGATGTTTGAGAAGATAGTTTGTAAAAACAAGAGATTGTGTCAGCTAAGCAGGCACGTGCTGGTACATGTGCAGGTACACGTGCTGGTACAGGCGCTCCAGACACAGTAGCCTCAGTGCATTCAGTCTGAAGTCGTTATTGCTGTGTTGTCTGAGTTATGGCATCGGAAATCTAAGGCCAGTCCAGGTGCTGTCCGACAAGTGTCTTTACAGCTCTTCTTCCCCCACTGCCTGGGGTGTGGGTATCAGACCCTAGGCCTTTCTGTTTCCGTCCCAGGTTCCTTGCATTGCAGATCTTGGTTGTGCAGGACCCTCAGAGACAGACAGCAAGCCAGGAGTCTTGAAAGAGCAGGGCCTGCCCCTCAGCACCTCCCCTCTTCTGCCCTTCTTCCGGGAGCACAACCTACAGTCTGAACTCTTCAGCTGTTCTGTCCTGCTGCTGCCCTGAAGCCCTGATGCCTCTGGAAAAATCAGTGGTCAGATCCAAGCTTTGGGGCCTGGGTCTACAGATAATTCTATGGAAAAGAAGAGACATTTATTGGTAATAAAACAGAATATGCCTTGTTCATCTATTAGATAAATTGACATCATTTTGCAGAAGGGTAGTGTTGTCTATTAGATGTTGCAGGATCCAACACTATGGATAATCATAAAGTCCAAAAGGCTTCTGATACATTACCTGATGCATTGGCTATTATTGTAAAAAACAATAATACACATAGGAACAAAACTAATCTTCTGGCATTTTTATGTTTCACTTGTTTGATGAggactataaaatatattttatcttaaaacatctttaaaaatatttggtaaACCTTCATATTGATGAGTTTCTACTTGTTAATGATGGGAtgtacaatttatttttttaaaatttcctataCACAATTATAGTATGactcttaaaaagttcttattaataaaatcaaacctgaggccagttattggggtgaatgctggaagatcagaaaagcagaacaagccacagctacctcacctcgccagttcctcagctgatcctgttttctcagaatggaagcctctgagtccttatccaaatgaatctcagctgaactgctgctcaaaagcctgaatgattaaccagctaaaagcttctagtttttggtcctcatgccttatatacctttctgctttctgctgtcactccctgggattaaaggcgtgtgtcaccatgcctggctgtttcctatgtggccttaaactcacagagatccagagggatttctgcctctggaatgctaggattaaaggcgtgtgctaccactacctaacctctatgtttaatattgtggctgtcctgttctctgaccccagataggtttattagcatgcacaatattttggggaacacaataccaccacatacaattgtagcaggaatcttaaaaagttcttattaataaaatcaaacccagggccagttattggggtgaaatgctggatgatcagagagacagaacaagccacagctatctcaccttgccaattcctctgctggtcttgtttcctcagactggaagcttctgtatcctcatcccaatggctctcagctaaactgctgctccaaagcctgaaaccttaaccagccaaatgcttaaccagccaaatgcttaaccaggccaaatgcttctagtttctggtcctcacgcctttctgttttctaccatcactccctgggattaaaggcttgctttctgggagtaaaggcgtgatgagtcaccatggctatatccttgaacacatggatttcttcctctggaatgctaggattaaaggcgtgtgctaccactgcctatcctcatgttcaatattgtggctgctctgtctctgacatcagataagtttattagcatgcacaatatttgggagaatacaataccacacacaATATATAACAGCAGTCCTCACAATTGCATATGACTATTTCCGAACATAAACAGTGTCTtctataaaatgaataaacaatgtaATGTGTCCTCTGTGCTTATCTGGTAAACATCAAAAATATCTAATATAACTAACATTTCATTGGCTTCTTCTTTCAAAGTGTATTCTTACTGGAAAAAGTAATAAAAGGTTTTAGACATGTATCCCTAAGACAAACAGTAAAACTACAGCTATAAGATTACATTTGAATTAAATTGTACATAGTAAATGTGGCCTTTTTATTtagatatcaaaaataaaaaattattcaaTAAATCAATGGAAAATTATCACAAATATATAACAAACCTTTATAGGATATTgaggaaataataaattttaaaaaagaaatggaaagaaaccaCATAATTATTTCAAGTGACTCTAAAAAAGCAACTGGTAAATTTCAACAATCCTTCATGATAAACTTCCTGGAGACTTTAGGAATAGACAGAACCTACCTCAAAAAGTAAAGGCTCTATACAACGAACCTATAGCCAGCACGCTGTTAAATGGAGACAAACTAGGAGCATTTCCTCTGAAACCAGGACGATGAAGGTGACTGTTGTCCCTTCTCTCATTCTCTAGAGTGTTGAAGTCTTCTATAGCAACCAGACAAGAGAAAGACACACAAGGGATCATAACGGAGAGCAAAGAAGTCAGACTACCCCTTTACTTAAAAGACCCTGTGGAATCTAGTCGAAGCCTCATGCGCTTAATAAAGATAGACATATAAATTTGCAGTAtacaaaaaaccaataaaatcaaaaacaaaacagtagttcTTATGTTACAGACAGTTGACTCTCTCAGAAACTGATTAGGAAAAAACATTCCATTAAAAATATCCCCAGTTAAGTGTTCAGGAATATATCTAACCAAAATAATTCAAAGGCCTCTGCAACAAGAACTTTAAGATATTGAAAAGGGGAAAGCACAGTGAAGTTTCTAGGGTTGTGCCATCTTGTCCTGACTTCATTTTCTGTCTGTGTAGACATGTCTCAACTCTCTACCCCAACAATGGCCTTGTGTATCTTGGGAATACATTTGCATTGTCGATGACCCTGACCATTTTCCAGATGTATTAACCAACATAACTAATGTTTgtacaaactaaaaataaactaaaataaccaataaaatataaatcagaaTTATCGTGTAGCATCTGGAAGAACTTCTATGTCTGACAAGCAGATGTGAGGCTGCTCTGATCCTCACCTAAGATAGATGTAACTGTAGTCTGTTGTGCCTAAAAACACAGTTTCCTTGAGTTTCAGCAACAAGAGACTTTCTTGGGCACTAGTCCACTCTTGGTGGCTGGCCAAAAACAAAGAACTCTAATTTGGCCTTACAtgcatgatggtgtgtgtgtaacTTTCTCACCTAAAACATAGcaacagaaggtactagaaaatgagaaaaatattccaTGTTCCTGAATAGCAGATATAACATTGCAAAACATCTGTCATAGCAAAATTAATATACAGAATGAATGCAATACATATGAAAATGTCCAAGTCACATTTCACagctttagaaaaaaataatggaaCCATGAAGAGGCCACAAATAGCCAAAGCAGCATTAGATGAGCAAGAAAAAAATCCTGGAGGTATCACCTGACTTCATTACTCTATAGAGCTATAGTGATAAAGGGAGCCTAGgctggcataaaaatagacaggtaGACAGACCAATGAAACAGAATAGAGGATTGGAAATAAAAAGGCACACCTATACCCACCTAATTTCtgacaaaagggggaaaatacACTTTGGAAATAAGCCTATTCACCAAACGGTGGTAAAACTATTTCTAACTGTCGAAGATTAACATTGGATTTGTAACTTTCATCTTGTACAAAAATTAGTTCAAAGTGGATTAAAGATCTGAGACACTTAAACTTTACAAGAAAGCTTAGAGGATACCCTTCAAGCTATTGTAGGAAGAATTTTTAGATAGAATACAAACAGCACAGGAACTGAGACCAGGTATCAGCagatggaacaccatgaaaacagTTTCTCTACAGTAAAGTAATCAATCAACATCAAACCACCACCTACCAAATGGAATCAAATCTATGCCCTCTACATTTCAGACCAGAGCTTATATCTAGAATTTACAAAGAACTGCAGGAATTAATACCAGAAAAATGAAACTGCCAATCAGCAAATAAACTAAATagacagtaaaacaaaacaaaacaaaaatcaaacacaacaacaaaaagcacaaaTTAAAAGCAAATGGCCATTAACTTTTAAGTGTTCAATAATCCAAGACATCAGGTatacacaaatcaaaactacttggaGATACCACTTCAGTCAGGATGCACATTATAAATGTTGGTGAGGGTGTGGAAGAAAGAAACCCAATTCACTGTTCAAATAAAAACAGCCATTGTAGAAATCAGTTTGGAGatttctcagaaacaaaaatattacaaAGCTGTTTCCTATCTAAGCCTATACTCAGAGAACTAACTCCATATACACCATAGAGATATTTGTACCCCGATGTTCACTGCTGCTCCATTTCCTATAGCAAAGGACTGGAATCAACCTAGTTGTCTACCAgaggaatggataatgaaaattttgTATATAAATAACTAAGTaaacttgaacattattcagctctaaagaaaaatgaagttagaaAATGTGCAGGAAAATAGACGGAATTATAATGTGTATTAAGCAAGGACAcaatctcagaaaagaaaaaaaaacccacatgctTTCTCATACGTGGCATCTAGCAAATAAGTATATGTAAACTAATGTACATATGGGTACAGCATAatatgaagaaaacaataaaggccAAGTATAAGGGAGAAAAGAATGAATACAGGTATTGGACAAATTATTCAAAACTGTTTTCCTAATATTTCTGTCCTGAACTTTTGTTTCTGGAGATGGCTTAGGgcataaaatacattaaatatttaaCGTGCGACACTTTGTTCAGAATGCACACTACTGTATAGCTTGAGTTATTGGCTCTTGACCgtttaattttgttatgtgatgcttttaattatttaaagttCACTGTAGTTTACAAAAAAACTCAATTCAGAAACTTGCTCCCCAAAAGTGGTATCAACTTCTAGTCAGTATCACTGCATCACAGGAAACGTGGTTTGCAAAGTCAAAGCAACCTCCTTCTAATTAATGAGACTCTTCGAACTCTATTCCTACAGGACTGTCTGGTAAGGTTTGAAAAAAGCGCCATTAAATACAAGAGAGCAAAATCCTAACGCATCACCACCACTTGACTACTCCACAGCATTCCTTACAAAGACACAGCTTTGGTAACTGGCATGCAAATGAGGAGCACAGACAGGTACGTTCTGATTGGACCGCTAGAAACCGGTCTGCTCCTAACCTGTTAAGCAGTTTTGACAAGTTTATGTCCATGTGACGTTCCCGGAACACTCAATTTCATCAAGAACCGTTCAGCTCCTTCAAGAATATGTGGTGGCCCTGAAAAGGGCCGTTCGAGAAAGCAAAGTGGGAGCCCGAGCAGCTCAGCCGCCGAAGCCGTAGAGCGTGCGCCCCTGGCGCTTGAGCGCGTAGACCACGTCCATGGCGGTGACGGTCTTGCGCTTGGCGTGCTCCGTGTAGGTGACGGCGTCGCGGATCACGTTCTCCAGGAACACCTTCAGCACCCCGCGGGTCTCCTCGTAGATGAGGCCGGAGATGCGCTTGACGCCGCCACGCCGGGCCAGGCGGCGGATGGCGGGCTTGGTGATGCCCTGGATGTTGTCGCGCAGGACCTTGCGGTGGCGCTTGGCGCCGCCCTTGCCCAGGCCCTTCCCGCCTTTGCCGCGACCAGACATGACCACACACCAGAGGGAGCTGAGAGCTGAAACGCCGACTCCTCAGCCGAGCACCGGCTTTTATACGGCAGGCGGCGGACCGAACTGAGAACCTGCGGGAGGAGGCGGGAAGTTGCTCCCGCCgccgtgggggaggggaaggctttagaagaaaaaaaaaaaaaaggcgccttttgtttccttgtctgtGCTTCCTAATGGAACTCGCTCTTCCCCGTTTCCAGTTTGAAGAACTGAGCGCACAGTCAATTCGCTGACCTTGTGAAAATACGAAAAGCCGAGCGGCCCCTGACAACCC
This sequence is a window from Peromyscus eremicus chromosome 5, PerEre_H2_v1, whole genome shotgun sequence. Protein-coding genes within it:
- the LOC131911361 gene encoding histone H2B type 1-F/J/L-like, which encodes MPDPAKSAPAPKKGSKKAVTKAQKKDGKKRKRSRKESYSVYVYKVLKQVHPDTGISSKAMGIMNSFVNDIFERIASEASRLAHYNKRSTITSREIQTAVRLLLPGELAKHAVSEGTKAVTKYTSSK
- the LOC131911358 gene encoding histone H2A type 1-B codes for the protein MSGRGKQGGKARAKAKTRSSRAGLQFPVGRVHRLLRKGNYSERVGAGAPVYLAAVLEYLTAEILELAGNAARDNKKTRIIPRHLQLAIRNDEELNKLLGRVTIAQGGVLPNIQAVLLPKKTESHHKAKGK
- the LOC131911026 gene encoding histone H4 → MSGRGKGGKGLGKGGAKRHRKVLRDNIQGITKPAIRRLARRGGVKRISGLIYEETRGVLKVFLENVIRDAVTYTEHAKRKTVTAMDVVYALKRQGRTLYGFGG
- the LOC131911369 gene encoding histone H3.1-like, which translates into the protein MARTKQTARKSTGGKAPRKQLATKAARKSAPATGGVKKPHRYRPGTVALREIRRYQKSTELLIRKLPFQRLVREIAQDFKTDLRFQSSAVMALQEACEAYLVGLFEDTNLSLWCVVMSGRGKGGKGLGKGGAKRHRKVLRDNIQGITKPAIRRLARRGGVKRISGLIYEETRGVLKVFLENVIRDAVTYTEHAKRKTVTAMDVVYALKRQGRTLYGFGG